The segment AGCGGGCGGCGTGAGTGTCGCGGCATGGGTGTCACGACATCGGTGTCGCACCATGCATGCCGCAGCACCGATGTCACGACACGGATGTTGTGGCATCGATGTCGCGTCATCGATGAGGTGACATCGATGACGCGACATGTATGACGCCTCACGTGTGATGTGACACGGATGCCGCGACATCACATGCCTCGACATGGGTGTCACGTCATCGATGTCGCGACACGCATGACACGGCATGCATGACACAACACGCATGACACGACATGGACCGCTAACGGCGCCCCCGCCCCGAGGCCCGCCCCGCGCCCCCGCCGCCCGACCCCGCACGATCCGGCCCAGGGGCGGGCGGTCGCGCGGGGCCGGGGGCGGGGGCGGCGTCAGTTGACGGCGGCGAGGTGGTTCTTCAAGCCCTGGCCGAACGCGGTCGGGGTGCCGTCGAAGTCGGAGATCAGCGACGGGCCCTGGGCGCAGTCCCAGGTGTTCCAGGTCCAGCCGAGGTAGGAGACCTTGGCGGCGTCGGCCCAGGACATCACCTGGTCGATGAAGGAGTGGGCGCAGTCGTTCTCACCGATCTCGCCGACCACCACCGGGACCTGGGCGGCCAGCGGTGCGACGGTCGAGTTCCAGCAGGACTGGCTGGAGCAGGTGTTGAAGTTGTACACGTGCCAGGAGGCCGCCAGGTTGCCGGCCGGGTCGGTCGGCTTGTGGGCGAGCCACTGGCCGAGGTCGTTGGAGTAGGCCAGGCCGCCGAGCAGGATGACGTTGTTCGCGCCGGCCGTGCGGACCGCGTTCACCAGGGTCTGCATGCCGCTGACCGGGTAGGTGATGCCGGGGCACGCGCTGCCGCCGTCCCGCCAGCAGTTCCAGGCCTGGTCGATGCCGGAGACGGCGCGGTCCGGGTACGGCTCGTTGAGCAGGTCGAAGACCACCGAGGGGTCGTTCTTGAAGGTGTCGGCGACGGAGGACCAGAAGGTTGCCGCGCCGGCGCCCGGCATCGGCTTCTGACAGGTCGAGTTGACGTCCGAGCAGCCCGAGGAGTTGCCGGTGTAGAGGCCCTGTGTCCAGTGCAGGTCGATGATCGGGGTGAGGCCGGCGTCCCGCAGCGCGTAGACGAAGTTCTTCACCGCGGTGCGGTAGTTCTGGCCCGCGTACTCGGGTTTGACGTTGGCGTAGCCGTTCCAGCAGTCCTCGTTGACGGGGACGCGGACGGCGTTGGCCTTCCAGCTCTTGATGGCGGTGATCGAGGCGGCGTCCACCGGTCCGTCGGAGAAGCCGTAGCCCTGGACGCACATGAACTCCATGCCCGAACGGTTCACGCCGCGCAGGATCACCTGCGAACCGTTGGCGTCCACCAGCTTGTTGCCGGAGACGTGCA is part of the Kitasatospora setae KM-6054 genome and harbors:
- a CDS encoding cellulase family glycosylhydrolase, with the protein product MTLRTTTLALVTALAATAAATLALTGAGPAAAAGVQCSVDYTTNDWGSGFTANVKLTNAGTTPIDNWSVGYSYTGNQTLSGSGWNGTWTQSGKNVTITAPAWATTLAAGGSVSAGANFAYSGSNPAPTAFTVNGTACNGATSPSPSPSASASASPSPSPSASASPSASPSPSPSASASSSTGTGTGKAPALHVSGNKLVDANGSQVILRGVNRSGMEFMCVQGYGFSDGPVDAASITAIKSWKANAVRVPVNEDCWNGYANVKPEYAGQNYRTAVKNFVYALRDAGLTPIIDLHWTQGLYTGNSSGCSDVNSTCQKPMPGAGAATFWSSVADTFKNDPSVVFDLLNEPYPDRAVSGIDQAWNCWRDGGSACPGITYPVSGMQTLVNAVRTAGANNVILLGGLAYSNDLGQWLAHKPTDPAGNLAASWHVYNFNTCSSQSCWNSTVAPLAAQVPVVVGEIGENDCAHSFIDQVMSWADAAKVSYLGWTWNTWDCAQGPSLISDFDGTPTAFGQGLKNHLAAVN